From Candidatus Sphingomonas colombiensis, one genomic window encodes:
- a CDS encoding 3-isopropylmalate dehydratase large subunit, which produces MADLTGGANLIAVDRIFLHERTGAAALNSLRAANRPVADPARVFCVMDHIVDTRPGRSDQTLMPGGQAFITETRAATVAAGITLFDVTDRDQGIVHVISPELGIVLPGCTLIAPDSHTCTQGAFGALAWGIGSSEAEHAMATGTLRLPRPQTMRVAFDNMLAPGVTPKDMILALIAKYGAGGGKGYAIEFTGDAVTALDMEGRMTLCNMATEFAAMTGIIAPDDRTFEWIRGRRYAPSGIVLEQAIAEWRTLASDPDATFDADIAIDASTIEPMISWGTSPEHSIGVSRHVPLNPPQQALAYMGLEAGQALIGLPIDAAFIGSCTNGRLSDLRRSAALLRGRHVAPGVKALVVPGSMSVRRAAEAEGLDRIFTDAGFEWRMSGCSMCFYAGGESFPAGSRVVSSTNRNFEGRQGPNIRTHIASPETVVASAIAGRIADPRELAR; this is translated from the coding sequence GTGGCCGACCTCACGGGTGGCGCGAACCTGATCGCGGTCGACCGGATCTTCCTGCACGAACGGACCGGCGCCGCCGCCCTCAACAGTCTGAGAGCGGCGAACCGGCCGGTTGCCGATCCCGCCCGCGTGTTCTGCGTGATGGATCATATCGTCGATACCCGCCCGGGCCGCAGCGACCAGACGCTGATGCCCGGCGGACAGGCGTTCATCACGGAAACGCGCGCGGCAACGGTCGCCGCCGGGATCACGTTGTTCGACGTGACGGATCGCGATCAGGGCATCGTCCACGTAATCTCACCCGAACTGGGAATCGTGCTGCCGGGTTGCACGTTGATCGCGCCGGACAGCCACACTTGCACTCAAGGAGCGTTCGGCGCGCTCGCCTGGGGGATCGGATCGTCCGAGGCGGAACATGCGATGGCAACCGGCACGCTACGCCTGCCACGTCCTCAGACCATGCGCGTGGCCTTCGACAATATGCTCGCGCCTGGGGTTACGCCCAAGGATATGATCCTGGCATTGATCGCAAAATACGGTGCCGGCGGTGGCAAGGGCTATGCGATCGAGTTCACTGGCGACGCCGTCACCGCGCTCGACATGGAAGGGCGCATGACGCTCTGCAACATGGCGACGGAATTCGCCGCGATGACCGGGATAATCGCGCCCGATGACAGGACCTTCGAGTGGATACGAGGTCGCCGCTACGCACCATCCGGAATTGTGCTTGAACAGGCGATCGCCGAATGGCGGACACTGGCATCCGATCCGGACGCCACATTCGATGCCGATATCGCGATCGACGCGTCGACAATCGAACCGATGATCAGCTGGGGCACCTCGCCCGAGCATAGCATAGGGGTGTCGAGGCACGTTCCTCTCAACCCGCCCCAGCAAGCCCTTGCTTATATGGGGTTGGAGGCGGGACAGGCGCTCATCGGTTTGCCGATCGACGCCGCTTTCATCGGCAGTTGCACCAACGGGCGCCTTTCCGACCTGCGCCGCTCTGCTGCGCTTCTGCGCGGCCGGCATGTCGCGCCCGGCGTGAAGGCGCTGGTCGTACCCGGCTCGATGAGCGTCCGCCGCGCCGCCGAGGCGGAGGGGCTGGACCGTATCTTCACCGACGCTGGCTTCGAATGGCGCATGAGCGGATGCTCAATGTGCTTCTATGCCGGGGGGGAGAGCTTTCCTGCCGGTTCGCGGGTGGTTTCATCCACCAATCGCAATTTCGAAGGGCGTCAGGGCCCCAATATCCGCACACATATCGCAAGCCCCGAAACAGTGGTCGCAAGCGCGATCGCCGGTCGCATCGCCGATCCACGGGAGTTGGCGCGATGA
- a CDS encoding NAD(P)/FAD-dependent oxidoreductase — translation MDGQTLRDKPLDKKGLLEKYLAERDKRLRDDGNDQYLDLEGAFAHYATDPYTRFVEREPVFDHVTFAFVGAGFAGLVTGARLAEAGITDYRLIEKGGDVGGTWYWNRYPGAQCDTASMIYLPLLEETGHMPTEKYVHGPEILAQCQRIAGQYGLYDKALFHTQIASLNWDEGRSLWVVSTDRGDRFTAKYIGLGTGPIHIPKLPGIPGIEDFKGHSFHTSRWDYGYTGGNAAGAKLDKLADKRVAIIGTGATAVQIVPHLARAAKELYVVQRTPSSVDVRDNAPIDPDWFTEIATPGWQQRWLENFTANQTPGFMIDEDLVQDGWTDISRRIKERVAMLPPDQRSFEQILAVWEDADFEKMNEIRARVDTIVEDLEAAENLKAWYRQLCKRPCFHDQYLQAFNQPGTHLIDTDGKGVEKITAKGFVVAGREYEVDCIVYASGFRVGANLSALVAFDVVGRGGLKLSDAWGDGMRSLHGIHVHDFPNMFVVTPAQGANLISNVPHNLTASGRTIAAVVARAEEIGAKEVEVSREAQDEWVALLLTGSARSLRTAPDCTPGYYNNEGKDSGPAAAYAVGYPLGAHAYFKYLGDWTMSGKFDGIEFR, via the coding sequence ATGGACGGTCAGACCCTGCGCGATAAGCCGCTCGACAAGAAGGGCTTGCTTGAGAAGTATCTTGCCGAACGCGACAAGCGCTTGCGCGACGATGGCAACGATCAGTATCTCGATCTGGAGGGGGCTTTCGCGCATTACGCGACCGATCCCTACACGCGCTTCGTCGAGCGTGAGCCGGTCTTCGATCACGTCACTTTCGCATTCGTTGGTGCAGGTTTCGCGGGGCTGGTTACGGGCGCGCGGCTCGCCGAGGCGGGGATCACCGATTATCGGCTGATCGAGAAGGGCGGCGACGTCGGCGGCACCTGGTATTGGAATCGCTATCCCGGCGCGCAATGCGACACCGCGTCGATGATCTATTTGCCGCTGCTCGAAGAAACCGGGCACATGCCTACCGAGAAATATGTCCATGGTCCCGAGATTTTGGCGCAGTGCCAGCGGATCGCCGGACAATACGGGCTATACGACAAGGCGTTGTTCCATACGCAGATCGCCTCGCTCAATTGGGATGAAGGGCGCTCGCTATGGGTGGTTTCAACGGATCGTGGCGATCGTTTCACCGCCAAATACATTGGCCTGGGCACTGGCCCGATCCACATTCCCAAACTGCCTGGCATTCCGGGTATTGAGGATTTCAAGGGCCATTCGTTCCACACCAGCCGCTGGGATTATGGCTATACCGGCGGCAATGCGGCGGGGGCGAAGCTCGACAAACTGGCCGACAAGCGCGTGGCGATTATCGGCACCGGGGCAACTGCGGTGCAGATTGTTCCGCATCTCGCGCGTGCCGCGAAGGAGCTTTATGTCGTCCAGCGCACGCCTTCTTCGGTAGATGTTCGTGACAACGCGCCGATCGATCCCGATTGGTTTACGGAAATCGCGACCCCGGGCTGGCAACAGCGTTGGCTCGAAAACTTTACGGCCAATCAGACGCCAGGTTTCATGATCGATGAAGATCTCGTCCAGGATGGCTGGACCGATATCTCGCGCCGTATCAAGGAGCGGGTAGCAATGCTGCCGCCTGATCAGCGCAGTTTCGAGCAGATCCTTGCGGTGTGGGAGGATGCGGATTTCGAGAAAATGAACGAAATCCGCGCCCGTGTAGATACGATTGTCGAAGACCTTGAAGCAGCTGAAAACCTGAAGGCGTGGTATCGACAATTGTGTAAACGGCCGTGTTTTCACGATCAGTATTTGCAGGCATTTAATCAACCCGGCACGCATCTGATCGACACCGACGGAAAGGGCGTCGAGAAAATCACCGCGAAGGGCTTTGTCGTCGCAGGCCGCGAATATGAAGTCGATTGCATCGTTTATGCCTCCGGGTTTCGGGTCGGGGCGAACCTTTCGGCGCTGGTCGCGTTCGATGTGGTGGGTCGTGGTGGCCTTAAGCTGTCGGACGCTTGGGGCGACGGTATGCGATCGCTTCACGGCATCCACGTCCACGACTTTCCCAATATGTTCGTCGTGACGCCCGCCCAAGGCGCCAATCTGATTTCCAATGTGCCGCACAATCTTACCGCATCGGGGCGTACGATTGCCGCCGTCGTCGCGCGGGCTGAGGAAATTGGTGCGAAGGAAGTGGAGGTTTCGCGCGAAGCACAGGATGAATGGGTTGCATTGCTGCTGACGGGCTCGGCGCGTTCGCTACGGACTGCGCCCGATTGCACGCCGGGTTACTACAACAATGAAGGCAAGGATTCCGGCCCCGCCGCCGCTTATGCCGTGGGTTATCCGCTCGGCGCCCATGCCTACTTCAAATATCTCGGCGACTGGACGATGTCCGGCAAGTTCGATGGCATCGAGTTCCGCTGA
- a CDS encoding CoA transferase, giving the protein MTAPTPLAGLKVVEFTHMVMGPAAGAILAALGAEVIRVEPPEGDKTRTLLGSGAGYFPMYNRHKQSVHLDLKTVEGLAAATQLAVEADIVIENFRPGALDKLGLDYATLSALNPRLIYCSAKGFLPGPYEKRTALDEVAQMMGGLAYMTGPPGRPLRAGSSVIDVTGGMFGVIGVLAALEERHRTGKGKLIQASLFETTVYLVGQHMAQLAVTGKAADPMPVRISAWAIYDVFETKDEPVFIGVVTDALWEKFCKLFGLDELWADESLRKNNERVRQRERILPQIRTLIAGFARAEIVERLEGTGLPFAPIGKPEDMFDDPHLNASGALETVTLPDGRETRLPTLPIAFDGALVSRPANLS; this is encoded by the coding sequence ATGACGGCCCCTACTCCGCTTGCCGGCCTGAAAGTCGTTGAATTTACCCATATGGTCATGGGACCGGCCGCCGGCGCGATCCTGGCCGCCCTTGGCGCGGAGGTTATCAGGGTCGAGCCGCCAGAAGGCGACAAGACCCGCACGCTGCTTGGGTCTGGTGCCGGCTATTTCCCGATGTACAACCGGCATAAGCAAAGCGTGCACCTCGACTTAAAGACAGTCGAGGGATTGGCCGCTGCCACGCAACTTGCGGTTGAAGCCGATATCGTGATCGAGAATTTCCGCCCCGGCGCGCTCGACAAACTCGGGCTCGATTATGCGACGCTGTCGGCGCTCAATCCGCGGCTTATCTATTGCTCGGCCAAAGGCTTCCTGCCCGGCCCTTATGAAAAGCGCACCGCATTGGACGAGGTCGCCCAGATGATGGGCGGGCTCGCTTACATGACCGGGCCACCCGGGCGGCCATTGCGCGCCGGCTCCAGCGTGATCGACGTGACCGGCGGAATGTTCGGCGTCATCGGCGTGCTCGCCGCGCTTGAGGAGCGTCATCGGACCGGCAAGGGCAAACTCATTCAGGCGTCGCTGTTCGAAACGACCGTCTATCTGGTCGGGCAGCACATGGCGCAACTCGCCGTCACCGGCAAAGCCGCCGACCCGATGCCGGTGCGCATTTCCGCCTGGGCAATCTACGACGTATTCGAAACCAAAGACGAACCGGTCTTCATCGGCGTCGTTACCGACGCACTATGGGAGAAGTTCTGCAAGCTATTCGGCCTCGATGAACTTTGGGCAGACGAAAGCTTGCGCAAGAATAACGAGCGTGTCCGTCAGCGCGAACGCATCCTGCCCCAAATCCGAACGCTGATCGCCGGCTTCGCCCGCGCCGAAATCGTCGAGCGGCTTGAGGGCACTGGCCTGCCGTTCGCGCCGATCGGCAAACCTGAGGATATGTTTGACGATCCGCATCTCAACGCATCCGGCGCACTGGAAACGGTGACACTCCCGGACGGTCGCGAAACACGGTTGCCGACCCTTCCAATCGCTTTCGACGGTGCGCTGGTTAGCCGACCGGCTAACCTGTCTTAG
- a CDS encoding DUF3598 domain-containing protein: protein MSIREDMPLLARHEGVWDGVYTYYNAAGEKIDQHTSRLFCRFPAGGEFPYHQTNYYTWDDGRTETRDFPAAYHDKRVWWDNDLIKGWAAEVGLDEYSRTVMLYWQRQGDPSLYLYEMIQISDDGQSRCRTWHWIRNGLLETRTAIQEKLVSRDWAALDKEMEAGSA from the coding sequence ATGAGTATCCGGGAAGATATGCCGCTGCTGGCCCGCCACGAAGGCGTGTGGGATGGCGTTTACACCTATTACAATGCAGCCGGCGAGAAGATCGACCAGCACACGTCCCGCCTGTTCTGCCGTTTCCCCGCCGGTGGCGAATTTCCTTACCACCAGACCAATTACTACACCTGGGACGACGGGCGCACCGAAACACGCGATTTTCCGGCGGCCTATCACGACAAGCGCGTATGGTGGGACAATGATCTGATCAAAGGTTGGGCGGCCGAAGTCGGGCTCGACGAATATAGCCGTACCGTCATGCTCTATTGGCAGCGTCAGGGCGATCCCAGCCTGTACCTATATGAGATGATCCAGATTTCGGACGACGGCCAGTCGCGCTGCCGGACCTGGCATTGGATTCGCAACGGTTTGCTCGAAACGCGTACCGCGATCCAGGAAAAGCTGGTCAGCCGCGACTGGGCGGCGCTCGACAAGGAGATGGAGGCCGGTTCTGCCTGA
- a CDS encoding isochorismatase family protein: MTLIGTRMVCDGKTARQIFEEVMANPARNKFGFGDKLAIVNVDFQQAYTRTDLFKTAYETDPAQIEYTNRISRLARERGMPVIWSRVGYKEDAADAGIWGTRTNTPDSLQNIKYGSERHAYDPRCEIDPDDLQYTKRMPSAFFETPLNSYLRWHKVDTVVVTGGSTSGCVRATAVDALAYGFRAIVPIETCADKHESYHFANLTDLQLKYADVEPVQTVIDWLEAR; this comes from the coding sequence ATGACGCTGATCGGCACGAGGATGGTCTGCGATGGCAAGACCGCCCGTCAGATTTTCGAAGAGGTGATGGCCAATCCGGCGCGCAACAAATTCGGCTTTGGCGACAAACTGGCGATCGTGAACGTCGATTTTCAGCAGGCCTATACCCGCACCGATCTGTTCAAGACCGCTTATGAGACCGATCCGGCTCAGATCGAATACACCAACCGGATATCGCGGCTGGCGCGAGAGCGCGGCATGCCGGTGATCTGGAGCAGGGTGGGCTATAAGGAGGATGCGGCGGACGCCGGGATCTGGGGCACGCGCACCAACACACCTGATTCGCTCCAGAACATCAAATACGGCAGCGAACGGCACGCTTACGACCCCCGCTGCGAGATCGATCCCGACGACCTTCAATATACCAAGCGCATGCCGTCGGCCTTTTTCGAAACGCCGCTCAACAGCTATTTGCGCTGGCACAAGGTCGATACCGTGGTGGTGACGGGGGGCAGCACGTCCGGTTGTGTCCGCGCAACCGCCGTGGACGCGCTGGCCTATGGCTTTCGTGCGATCGTTCCGATCGAAACCTGCGCCGACAAGCATGAGAGCTACCACTTCGCGAACCTGACCGACCTGCAACTCAAATATGCGGACGTCGAGCCGGTCCAGACGGTGATCGATTGGCTGGAGGCGCGCTGA
- a CDS encoding hydroxymethylglutaryl-CoA lyase, with the protein MNRVHISEVGPRDGLQSIARVMPLAAKKAWILAEAAAGVPEIEVGSFVPPSLLPQMADTAELVAFAKEIDGLAVAVLVPNLKGAERAIAAGAQKISMPFSMSETHSLKNVRKDHAGVIAEIRAIAELVAAQPNATRPHFEIGLATAFGCTIEGLVSEDSVTRLAAAAIEAGAAEVGLSDTTGYANPAQVKRLVRRVKAEVGQHRLNTLHLHNTRGLGLANALAGLEEGITTLDASLGGLGGCPFAPGASGNIVTEDLVFMLEAMGYETGIDLEKLLKVRAIIAEALPGEPLYGFTPDAGLPLGFAQVAA; encoded by the coding sequence ATGAACCGCGTCCATATCAGCGAGGTCGGTCCTCGCGATGGCTTGCAAAGCATCGCCCGCGTGATGCCCCTTGCCGCCAAAAAGGCGTGGATTCTCGCTGAAGCTGCCGCCGGCGTCCCTGAAATCGAGGTGGGCAGTTTCGTTCCACCCTCTCTGCTGCCGCAAATGGCGGACACAGCGGAACTGGTTGCCTTTGCCAAAGAGATCGATGGATTGGCGGTCGCGGTGCTGGTTCCGAACCTCAAAGGGGCCGAGCGTGCGATCGCCGCAGGCGCGCAGAAGATTTCGATGCCCTTTTCGATGTCGGAAACACACAGTCTGAAGAACGTTCGCAAGGATCATGCTGGCGTGATCGCGGAAATTCGCGCCATCGCAGAGTTGGTCGCGGCGCAGCCGAACGCGACACGCCCACATTTCGAGATCGGTTTGGCCACCGCCTTCGGCTGCACGATCGAGGGACTGGTGAGCGAGGATAGTGTGACGCGCCTCGCCGCCGCCGCAATAGAGGCGGGCGCGGCCGAGGTCGGCCTTTCGGATACTACCGGCTATGCGAACCCCGCGCAGGTGAAACGGCTGGTGCGGCGGGTGAAGGCAGAGGTGGGCCAGCATAGGCTCAACACTCTGCACCTCCATAATACCCGTGGACTTGGCCTCGCCAACGCGCTGGCCGGATTGGAGGAAGGCATCACCACGCTCGACGCGTCGCTGGGCGGCCTGGGTGGCTGCCCGTTCGCGCCCGGCGCATCGGGCAATATCGTAACGGAGGATTTGGTCTTCATGCTTGAGGCCATGGGGTACGAAACCGGAATCGACCTGGAGAAGCTGCTAAAGGTCCGGGCGATCATCGCCGAGGCGCTGCCCGGCGAGCCGCTTTACGGCTTCACGCCCGATGCCGGCCTGCCGCTCGGTTTCGCGCAGGTCGCGGCATGA
- a CDS encoding S53 family peptidase, translated as MADNRQILVGSEHAAPRDMKAIGRVPGDEIITVSLYLKPTAQKGAPAVSSRAELRARREKDHAADFDAIAAFAHEAGLEVVAKDAARRLVQLRGKASVVEAAFGTELHHYAQKGKVYRGRTGPLLLPATVVGRVAAVLGLDTSPIATPKIVPHRGTTPPTGFLPTDVAKLYGFGGSDAAGQCIGIIELGGGFTDADNQAAFKAMNMPVPDIVAIGVDGAGNAPGASDADGEVALDIQVAGGVAPGARLAVYFAPNTSQGFVDAITQAVHDDANKPSVLSISWGSGENGWSQQSIAVMGAAFQDAATLNVTVCAASGDGLATDGENDGQAHVDYPASDPAVLGCGGTRITLAGGGITKEVVWNSNGGGTGGGVSVLFALPGYQKNAGVPLPRGSAGGRGVPDVAGNADPDSGYRILTAGQVGIIGGTSAVAPLWAAIVAILNVIRKSPLGLPHAHLYAVPDVFRDITSGDNKSGGVGFSAGKGWDACTGLGSPIGSALRSAPGITAT; from the coding sequence ATGGCCGATAATCGACAGATACTCGTCGGAAGTGAGCATGCCGCGCCACGGGACATGAAGGCGATCGGGCGAGTTCCCGGTGACGAGATCATCACCGTCAGCCTTTATCTGAAGCCAACGGCGCAAAAGGGAGCGCCTGCTGTCTCGTCGCGCGCGGAGCTTCGGGCGCGGCGCGAAAAGGATCACGCGGCGGATTTCGACGCCATTGCCGCTTTCGCGCATGAGGCGGGATTGGAGGTCGTGGCGAAGGATGCGGCGCGGCGCCTTGTGCAGCTGCGGGGGAAGGCGAGCGTCGTAGAAGCGGCCTTCGGGACCGAGCTTCACCATTATGCGCAGAAGGGGAAGGTTTATCGCGGCAGGACCGGCCCGTTGCTCTTGCCCGCGACCGTGGTGGGGCGTGTCGCGGCCGTTCTGGGGCTCGACACAAGCCCGATCGCGACGCCCAAAATAGTTCCGCATCGCGGAACGACGCCACCAACCGGATTTTTGCCCACTGACGTGGCAAAGCTCTACGGTTTTGGCGGTTCCGATGCGGCGGGCCAATGCATCGGTATCATCGAACTGGGCGGGGGCTTCACGGATGCCGACAATCAGGCTGCGTTCAAAGCCATGAACATGCCTGTTCCGGATATTGTTGCGATCGGTGTTGACGGAGCCGGCAACGCCCCCGGCGCGAGTGATGCGGACGGCGAAGTCGCGCTGGACATCCAGGTCGCGGGCGGCGTCGCGCCGGGAGCCCGGCTCGCGGTCTATTTTGCGCCGAACACCAGCCAGGGCTTTGTCGATGCGATCACGCAGGCGGTGCATGACGATGCGAATAAACCCTCCGTACTTTCGATCAGTTGGGGATCGGGCGAAAATGGCTGGAGCCAACAGTCCATCGCAGTAATGGGCGCGGCCTTTCAGGATGCCGCCACTCTCAACGTTACGGTGTGCGCCGCATCGGGCGACGGGCTGGCGACCGATGGTGAGAACGATGGACAGGCGCATGTCGACTATCCTGCGTCCGATCCTGCGGTTCTGGGGTGTGGGGGCACCAGGATTACGCTGGCGGGAGGCGGCATCACGAAAGAGGTGGTGTGGAATAGCAATGGCGGCGGCACCGGCGGCGGTGTCAGTGTGCTCTTTGCACTCCCTGGCTACCAGAAAAACGCTGGTGTGCCGTTACCTCGCGGCTCAGCAGGCGGGCGCGGCGTGCCGGATGTGGCGGGTAATGCCGATCCGGATAGCGGCTATCGGATCCTGACGGCGGGGCAGGTGGGGATCATCGGCGGGACGAGTGCTGTTGCACCGCTCTGGGCCGCTATCGTCGCGATCCTCAACGTGATTCGGAAATCGCCGCTGGGTCTGCCCCACGCGCATCTCTACGCCGTTCCCGATGTTTTTCGGGACATAACATCTGGCGACAACAAATCCGGCGGCGTCGGCTTTTCGGCCGGGAAGGGGTGGGATGCCTGTACGGGGCTCGGTTCGCCCATCGGGTCGGCGCTACGATCGGCGCCCGGTATAACCGCGACCTGA
- a CDS encoding alpha/beta fold hydrolase, producing MLKWAEHFTCIAPDTPGFGQSDPLPGEPDIEAFAGALIELLDALGIDRTAAYGFHSGGIILVSAVKRHPERFTTLATGGYAIWTPEEMAIFDRDYLPPFQPSPYGEHLTWLWNRIIEQTWFFPWFDVRDGARISVAHDDPIKTDAVIRDMLDSGDAYRAGYGAVLRAPRDIPAPDAPTIPVLIAAYNGDPLQAHIARLGTLPPSWQAQAVATPAALEAACLAHLRAAPAAATPTLRESSNGGFVHIACNGFDGLIHWQGDPAAETVLLHAPGRAADLFETNDSLAIDLPGHGLSDDWQAGFSAALDDWSAVTAAAITAISKAHHPLIIGEGLSALLAAAVSRGIATGGWGAVAAHIPLTEQSEDWCQRAIPDQTPDRHGTYLNAAWGAVRAAHFFWPWFEAKAANAIPFAAEEIAPAALATEHHSMIRARAGRALLAVLLAANRDALMAETTTPIRWDTADWAKKRADIWSPSGR from the coding sequence ATGCTGAAATGGGCGGAGCATTTCACCTGCATCGCCCCAGACACTCCCGGGTTCGGCCAGTCGGATCCATTGCCGGGCGAGCCCGATATCGAGGCGTTTGCCGGGGCGCTGATCGAGTTGCTCGACGCGCTCGGTATCGATCGAACCGCAGCTTATGGTTTCCATTCCGGCGGCATCATCCTGGTGAGCGCGGTCAAACGGCATCCCGAACGATTCACCACGCTGGCGACGGGCGGCTACGCAATATGGACGCCGGAGGAGATGGCGATCTTCGATCGCGATTACCTGCCTCCGTTCCAGCCAAGCCCTTACGGCGAGCATCTTACCTGGCTCTGGAACCGTATCATCGAGCAAACCTGGTTCTTCCCCTGGTTCGACGTGCGCGACGGCGCACGGATCAGCGTGGCACACGACGATCCGATCAAGACCGACGCGGTGATCCGCGACATGCTAGACAGCGGGGATGCTTATCGCGCGGGCTATGGCGCGGTGTTGCGCGCGCCGCGTGACATTCCGGCCCCTGATGCCCCGACGATTCCAGTGTTGATCGCCGCCTATAACGGCGACCCTTTGCAGGCGCATATCGCTCGGCTCGGCACGCTACCGCCAAGCTGGCAAGCTCAGGCGGTCGCCACTCCAGCGGCCCTTGAAGCAGCCTGCCTCGCACATCTGCGCGCGGCCCCGGCCGCCGCCACGCCCACCTTGAGGGAAAGCAGCAATGGCGGGTTCGTCCATATCGCCTGCAACGGCTTCGATGGACTGATCCACTGGCAGGGCGATCCCGCCGCGGAGACCGTTCTATTGCACGCGCCGGGCCGGGCGGCGGACCTGTTCGAAACGAACGACTCGCTCGCAATCGATCTCCCCGGTCACGGCCTGTCCGATGATTGGCAGGCTGGCTTCTCAGCTGCCCTCGACGATTGGAGCGCGGTAACCGCCGCAGCAATTACGGCCATTAGTAAGGCACACCACCCGCTCATCATCGGCGAAGGCCTGTCGGCCCTGCTCGCGGCAGCCGTTTCGCGTGGGATCGCCACCGGCGGATGGGGGGCGGTAGCGGCGCATATCCCGCTCACCGAGCAATCCGAAGATTGGTGCCAGCGCGCCATCCCCGATCAAACGCCCGATCGTCACGGCACCTATCTCAACGCAGCGTGGGGCGCGGTGCGCGCGGCGCATTTCTTTTGGCCCTGGTTCGAAGCGAAGGCAGCCAACGCCATCCCTTTCGCGGCAGAAGAAATTGCGCCTGCGGCGCTGGCCACCGAGCATCACAGCATGATCCGCGCACGCGCCGGCCGCGCGCTGCTCGCCGTGCTGCTCGCCGCCAATCGCGACGCGCTGATGGCGGAGACGACCACACCGATCCGCTGGGACACCGCAGACTGGGCAAAAAAACGCGCCGATATCTGGTCACCATCCGGTCGATAG
- the leuD gene encoding 3-isopropylmalate dehydratase small subunit, with protein sequence MTPFTRLSSIAAPLIRNNIDTDAIIPSREMKSTGKTGLADGLFAAWRYLTPGGRDPNPDFVLNQARYANAHILLGGHNFGCGSSREHAVWALAEYGIRAVIAPSFAPIFAGNCTRNGIVPLVLDESAVAAIAVADDVVAIDLAQQTVSVAAGHQWRFEIGAEAKAMLLEGLDAIDLTFKYRAEIAAFQRTDRAARPWIYLGDTKS encoded by the coding sequence ATGACGCCATTCACCAGGCTTTCCAGCATCGCCGCGCCATTGATCCGGAATAATATCGATACCGATGCGATCATCCCGTCGCGCGAGATGAAAAGCACCGGCAAGACCGGGCTCGCCGACGGGCTGTTCGCGGCGTGGCGCTATCTGACACCCGGCGGCCGCGATCCAAATCCTGATTTCGTGCTCAATCAGGCACGATACGCTAACGCGCATATCCTGCTTGGCGGTCACAATTTCGGTTGCGGCTCTAGCCGGGAACACGCTGTGTGGGCCTTGGCCGAATATGGCATCCGCGCGGTGATCGCGCCGAGCTTCGCGCCGATCTTCGCCGGCAATTGTACCCGCAATGGCATTGTCCCCCTGGTGCTCGACGAGAGTGCCGTGGCAGCCATCGCAGTCGCCGATGACGTGGTGGCGATCGATCTGGCCCAACAAACGGTAAGCGTGGCCGCGGGCCACCAATGGCGGTTCGAGATCGGCGCGGAAGCCAAGGCGATGCTGCTGGAAGGTCTCGACGCCATCGACCTCACTTTCAAGTACCGCGCTGAGATCGCTGCGTTCCAGCGAACTGATCGTGCGGCGCGCCCCTGGATTTATCTCGGAGATACCAAATCATGA